In Humulus lupulus chromosome 6, drHumLupu1.1, whole genome shotgun sequence, a single genomic region encodes these proteins:
- the LOC133784417 gene encoding (R)-mandelonitrile lyase 2-like, translated as MTPSPLSIFTLLILLTCFHRRLLLVHAADYDFSYMKSVYNATDLPLVEEYDYIVVGGGTAGCPLAATLSEKYSVLVLERGNVPKAHPNTLVASGFLPNLIEEDDGNTPAQRFTSEDGVENVRGRVLGGSSMINAAFFSEADNDFLAKSGVEWDMDEVEKAYEWVKKTIVSYSNLSVWQSAAKEAFLEAGIGPDNGVTTKHKLGAKQSGSTFDEMGRRHGAVELLNNGDLKNLKIAIHTPVDRILFSSKFSKPTATGVIYTDTKGVSHNALIRNKGEVILSAGALGSPQLLLLSGIGPQSYLSSNHIPIVLSQPNVGQFMADNPRNNLNLVIPFPLEASTGQVVGITKDYYIETNSYSLPFSPTTLPFGFYPNPLSPHQLTLTVFVEKIVGPLSTGSLRLASTTDVKVTPHVRFNYFSNPIDLARCVSAMKKFGELLKTKSLDRFKYKDLNGVRDFMFLEPLLPTNQSDDSSMEDYCRSSVTTFWHYHGGCLVGKVVDGEFKVIGANSLRVIDGSTFIMSPGTNPQATLMMIGRYFGLKMLRERSE; from the exons ATGACGCCATCTCCTCTATCCATTTTTACTCTTCTAATATTATTAACTTGTTTTCATAGAAGACTACTGCTGGTTCATGCAGCTGATTATG ATTTTAGTTACATGAAATCGGTTTACAACGCAACTGATCTACCGTTAGTGGAAGAATACGATTACATCGTGGTAGGAGGTGGCACGGCCGGTTGTCCTTTGGCAGCAACTCTATCAGAGAAGTACTCAGTTCTTGTCCTCGAAAGAGGAAACGTACCTAAAGCTCACCCCAATACGTTGGTTGCATCTGGATTTCTGCCTAATCTCATTGAAGAAGATGATGGCAATACACCAGCGCAGAGGTTCACGTCGGAGGATGGCGTGGAGAACGTAAGAGGTAGGGTTTTAGGAGGGTCAAGCATGATCAACGCTGCTTTCTTTTCGGAAGCTGACAACGATTTTCTTGCCAAGTCTGGTGTGGAATGGGACATGGATGAGGTTGAGAAGGCGTACGAGTGGGTGAAAAAGACTATAGTGTCATATTCGAATTTGTCAGTTTGGCAATCTGCTGCGAAGGAAGCTTTTTTGGAGGCTGGCATTGGTCCTGACAATGGAGTCACAACAAAACATAAGCTTGGAGCTAAACAGTCTGGCTCTACTTTTGATGAAATGGGGCGAAGACATGGAGCTGTGGAGTTGCTCAATAATGGAGACCTCAAAAACTTGAAAATTGCAATTCACACCCCCGTCGACAGAATTCTCTTCTCCTCTAAATTCTCAA AACCAACTGCTACTGGAGTTATATACACTGATACAAAAGGCGTGTCTCACAATGCTCTAATTCGTAATAAAGGAGAAGTGATACTAAGTGCAGGTGCACTTGGAAGTCCTCAACTTTTGCTACTTAGCGGAATCGGTCCTCAATCATACCTCTCATCAAACCATATTCCCATAGTTCTCTCCCAACCAAATGTTGGACAATTCATGGCTGATAATCCACGTAACAACCTTAATCTCGTAATCCCATTCCCATTGGAAGCATCAACGGGACAAGTTGTAGGAATTACTAAAGATTATTACATTGAGACCAACTCCTATAGCTTGCCATTTTCACCGACTACATTACCTTTTGGCTTCTACCCCAATCCATTATCTCCACATCAATTGACTCTAACAGTCTTTGTAGAAAAAATTGTTGGGCCCTTGTCCACGGGTTCTCTCCGGTTAGCCTCCACAACTGATGTTAAAGTCACACCACATGTCCGGTTCAACTACTTTTCTAACCCGATTGACCTTGCTCGCTGCGTTAGCGCGATGAAGAAGTTTGGAGAGTTGCTGAAGACTAAGTCCTTGGATCGATTCAAGTACAAGGACTTGAATGGTGTCAGGGATTTCATGTTTTTGGAGCCTCTTTTGCCGACCAACCAATCGGATGATTCGTCAATGGAAGACTATTGTCGAAGCTCGGTTACAACCTTTTGGCATTATCACGGTGGGTGTCTAGTGGGGAAGGTTGTCGATGGTGAATTTAAAGTTATTGGAGCCAATTCACTTCGAGTTATTGATGGTTCAACTTTTATTATGTCTCCTGGGACCAACCCTCAAGCCACCCTAATGATGATTGGCCG TTATTTTGGACTGAAGATGCTAAGAGAAAGATCAGAGTGA